The Leclercia adecarboxylata region GCCGTGCTGATGGCCCTTTCAGTTTCCCTTGTTCCTGTAACCAGATTATGTCAGGCGCCAGAGATTTAGGAAAAACCTTGCGTTTCTGAGCTGTTGAAAGCCACTGCATTATGAACATGTGTGTTTGAAGAGACGTGAGAGATCTTCCCTCTTTCCGTGCAAGCTTTACCGCTACGATGATGCACCAGGCGAGATGAGCTAGTTCAGTATCAGGGCGCTTAGTAGTTAGCTCAGTCAATACTTTCTCCACGACTGTTAAGGAAAATTTTAAGGCCGGAGATTATCATGAAATTGGTTGTTGGCGAACCGGCGAAATGAGGTCAAGTTTCGAGTTTCGAAGTAGGTAGGGATGAGGTGTATGAAGCCAAACCGGCGCGTCTTCATCATTACCTGGTATGTCTAACCCAAAATCTATTTTTGGTTGTTTGACGTGGCCATGATGTAGGAGTTATTCAGTTGCCTGAGCTGTAGATCTGCCCGGTTGAGCAGGTCTCGGGACAGCGGTTGATCCTGCGGGGAATTTTGCAGTTGCCGGATTAATTCTTCAACTGGCACGCTTTCGTTTAAGGACTTTGATATAGAGAACACAGCCGTTTTAAGCTCACTAACGGTCAGGTATTTGCCCTTCTTCTCATCGAGTTGATTAAGTCTGTCCTGAAGCGTCTGAAGCTCAGATACTCCCCTGTACCAACCTGAGATGGTGGCATTGGGCAAACTGTTGGCTTGCAGCTTTGATCGCCAGTCCGCCGACAACTCCTCTGCAAATTTGGCGTTAGGGTAAAGATGGCGAGTTTGTTCTACCAACTGATTACCGTATTGCAATGGCCAATACGGTGAAAGAGTGCTCAGTTCGTTCAGACGGGAAGTTAATTGTTTGGCGTAGGTATCACTGGATTCAAGCCACGTCGGAGCGTCCTGGCGTAGCTGATCGACAGCCGGAAGAGGCATGCTGGTCGGTAAAGCTGCGAGAGAGTTGTTCAACGCATCTTCTCCGGGGTGGCTGAATACTATTGGCGTGAAAATATAGGTGACTATGCCCAGTACGGCAGCTGTTAAAATACCGCCGAAATAAGCCACTAATGGAGTGACCCTTGAGGCTGATTTTCTGATTACTTCAACTTCAACTGCTGGTTCAGAATTCACCACATATACCCAGCGCTGACTATTCTGCCTTTCTGCCTTAACCGGTAGTGCTACGTCAGTTAGATTGCTATCCGTCTGGCTTGACGTGACATCACTATTTTCCAGCCTGATAATTGTGTTTTGCAGCATCTGACGAAGCGGCTCAAAACCACTTGCTCTGTGCAGTTCGAGCCGTTGCAAGGCTTCACCAGTTGAGCTCAAAAGCCTTATTCCCTGGTTCAGGCCTAAATAGCTGCGCGGAATAGTAGATCACTGAAAGGGAACTCAGCCCGGATTGCGCGATCTGATCATTCGCCAAACCAACCAAAACCACCAACCGGACTGAGCGATGCCGATCATAGCACCAATACCCCGTGGCGAACGACGCCTGATGCAGAAAGCTATTCATAAAACGCGCGATAAAAATCATGCCCGCAGACTCACGGCCATGCTGATGCTTCATCGGGGTGAACGGGTCAGCGATGTTGCCAGAACTCTCTGTTGTGCCCGTTCATCCGTTGGTCGCTGGATTAACTGGTTTACGCACTCAGGTATTGAAGGCCTGAAATCCTTACCCGCAGGGCGCTCCCGACGCTGGCCTTTTGAACATATCTGCACCCTGTTACGTGAGCTGATAAAGCATTCTCCCGGCGATTTTGGTTATCAACGTTCACGCTGGAGCACCGAATTACTGGCAATAAAAATCAATGAGATAACCGGTTGCCAGTTACATGCAGGAACCGTTCGCCGCTGGTTGCCATCTGCGGGGCTTGTATGGCGCAGGGCCGCGCCAACTCTGCGCATCCGTGACCCACATAAAGATGAAAAGATGGCGGTAATCCACAAAGCGCTGGATGAATGCAACGCAGAGCATCCGGTATTTTATGAAGATGAAGTGGATATTCACCTTAATCCTAAAATCGGTGCGGACTGGCAGTTGCGCGGACAGCAGAAACGGGTAGTGACGCCGGGGCAGAACGAAAAATACTATCTGGCCGGCGCACTGCACAGTGGCACGGGTAAAGTCAGCTACGTGGGCGGCAACAGCAAAGTTCAGCGCTGTTTATCGCTCTGCTGAAGCACCTGAAAGCCACTTACCGG contains the following coding sequences:
- a CDS encoding VasL domain-containing protein; the encoded protein is MQRLELHRASGFEPLRQMLQNTIIRLENSDVTSSQTDSNLTDVALPVKAERQNSQRWVYVVNSEPAVEVEVIRKSASRVTPLVAYFGGILTAAVLGIVTYIFTPIVFSHPGEDALNNSLAALPTSMPLPAVDQLRQDAPTWLESSDTYAKQLTSRLNELSTLSPYWPLQYGNQLVEQTRHLYPNAKFAEELSADWRSKLQANSLPNATISGWYRGVSELQTLQDRLNQLDEKKGKYLTVSELKTAVFSISKSLNESVPVEELIRQLQNSPQDQPLSRDLLNRADLQLRQLNNSYIMATSNNQK